gctactgacttaagcatcggaggaccttgcaggtaccccccccccatcttgctcttcaagccagatattgcgccttgacgattctcctgatcaggtacgatcatatatatatatatatatatatatatatatatatatatatatatagtagtcTATTTAGCCTTTTTCTCTAATATATATGTCTATATGGACCAACTTATTTAGCATATTTCtaatatatttgaaaatataggccggcctaaaAAACTTCATAGGCTTTATTaatagcctaagtctggcctatttaataaaataggcttttaaaaaatccTAAGCCTTgcctttttattaaataggcctggcctaggcctatgtaggctgggccgtaggcccctgtaggccggcctggcctattcccacccctagcatCAGTAACAACATACATATCTGGACCTTTAACAAAGAACTTTTTGAGGATATACATTTTCTTAATATTTCCAGTATTTATATTACGGTCACCATAATGTTTGAAAAATTGAACGCAAAAACATTGATCAACAACAGTTTCAACAAGCCTGTTCTTAGCTTCTATCgacataaaatatttgttttcattCAAATCAGATATACTCTTGTCCAATCCGTTGATGCTGCCTAAAGAACAATTCTCTCTAAATATTTGTGCAACAACTCCCAAAGGAATAGTTAGAAAGCCTAAAATTATGTTTGCAAATTTCTGTTCCTCATGAGCACACAATATCTTTCCATCCGATTTTCTTATAACTAGTTTCAGAGTGACTTTGAGATTTGGAGATAATTCACGATCAGGCAAGAAAAACCTTGATCTCTCTACAGAAGGTTTCTTTGCTAAAAATAAATTTGTCAAAGTTGAGGTGGAAAACAAAGAATGCTTCAACAGATCAAGTACCTatgtaaaataataattttggttAGAAAAAAACTGAGATGTGTTATACAAACAATAGTCAGATAAAATAAATACCTTTTCCTTAGTGACTTTGAGAGATATATCTTTTGCAAAACTAGGATATTTTATGCCATGTTCCTCCAGCAGACGAAGGCTATAGTCAAATCCCTTTGGAATTACAGTGAGATTGTCTGTTATGACAAAAGTAACAGAACCATTAACAAATCCTTGGCAGGAACTTTTCAGGAAAATTGGAGAGGTACAAGAATAGCCACAGCGACATTTATGTTTATCTTTAAATGGTGATATTGTCAAATCGTTGAAGCTGCAATTTAATCTATTACATGCCAAGTACTTGGTGGGTGGAGTGTCATCAATGTGGAATTTAAGAGTGTTGCAATAATCTTCAGCAGCGTTAATTGGTTCCAGAAGAACTTGTTTGATTCCATCCGCACAGAAACAACCGTCATCAAGATTTGCAACACTATGATAGAGTGAGTTTAGACAACCAAGAGTGACTGGCCCTACGCCAGATTCCTTCTCTATAAGTCTAGTAACAGTTCCTAAAGGCATGGTTAAAAAGCTGCAAAGAATGTCTACAAAGTCCTTACCAGCTTCAGCAAACAACACTTTGTTACCTCTTTCATTTAACACAAGTTTTAAGGGTACATGCTCCTCTATTTGAGTAGTAGGTGCAGCCATGGTAATTGGTGTATCAACTAACAACAGTAAGCTTTGGAATTGCTATGGACTGCAACGTTTTGAGCATTCATATATACGGAGCATAAACATGCACGTGTATTTTTCAAAGTAAAGTAATTTATTTCTATTAATTGTAATCTTGaaatggtgaattcttatttactcACCTTAAAAAGATGGGTAAagttacctttagtgtaaaatgcattgaaaacatcaaataattgttctatataataaataattaaatagataaaaattaaatagtgtCATATGATTGGTGGAATGCATactacccatctttttgtgatgggtagagaagttctCCCCTCTTGAAATTAGTTCGTCTTGGAAACTTAAGAGATGGTGGCGCTATTGAATGCATAAAAAGGTTATGTGAAATGACCTTTGCATTTACAACATCAATATAGGAGTTTCATTAGGATAATATTCCTTGGAAAGTCACTAGAGTCAAGTGCTGCCAATGATTAAGTGGGAGAAAGCATCgtctctgttttttttttaattgagtgTTGAATTACTAACGTTTTTTTTTTGATCAAATTTAATTATGTAACGAATTTTACAGAGTCAAGTTTAATTATGTAAAAAAGTTTAATTATGTAACGAATTCTAAGAATAGTGTGCATTAGTATACTACTCCCTTCgtttcataataagtgtctcatttgagcTTTACAcgattcttaagaaaatgattggatgtattgattttaatgataaaactaGCGGGagacccgtgctatcgcacggggccAGTTCGTTTTTTTTTTACGTGGATAAGATACATCTTATGAAGTTTCTCCGTATATACTTAGACAATACGCATATTAATTGGATCAACGtgtttaatatatttaaacatgTAGTATGCTATATAAGATACAGCAATAAAATatacgtgtatatatatatatatggatataTACACGTATATATTGATTATCATTATAAATTTGACGCGTTTGAATGTGCACATTATAAACAATGCATATAAGAATAACCTAAATTGACAAATGAATAAAAAAGACGTTTTAATACTTGTAAAAAAGTTTAAGGTATTTGGTAATTTAAAACActgtatataataataaaaaaaatctataagtaataataatgataataaaaataataataatagaatttaattagaatacactgacagtgtaaaagagttttacaccgtcagtgaatCATAGTCGTTAATATGCTGgaagtgtttgacttttattttaattttttaaaaagtaatataattgagtggttgtgatgtattgatagtgtaaaaaaatttacagtgacagtgcatagcaattaaacgcatatatatatatatatatatatatatatatatatatatatatatatatatatatatatatatatatatatatatatataatagaatataTGGATTTGTTAGGCTAATttgttaataaatataatatattcatAATCACAGCCTTTTTAATAGGCCAATCTGTTGAAGGCccaatacaaaataaattttatgattCAAACAATCAGGATAgcagagaaaataaaatataatgggTTTAATAGGAGACACCGTGTAGTAGAAGAAACATAAAATGTCTGCAGAGAAGTATTAGTAGCTTTGGAACttacaacaattaaataattgTTGCATTTGCTATAGGAAACGTCCCAAAGTACTCTCACCTCtccattctatttttttttgtttcgtATTCCTTCTCTGTAGCTTCTCACTTCCTAtctcttgtaattttttttcttccttaaACAGGTTGAAGACGACATCGAGTACTCAGCGAGTCGCCTCACAATTGATCAAAGCGCGCGAGAATCCAATGGTGAATCGACGAAGAAATGGTTGTCATGGTTGGATCTCAGACGACTCCGTTTCAGGCGACAGGTAATTAGAACTTAAACTTGTTTTTGTCGAACACCGTGTATCTATGCTGttaacaaagaaaaaaattagttAGTTATCAATTTGTATGTATTAgggtatttttatttttctggtgTTTATTTGGGTCGATTAGGGCTTTGCGTTTGAGATTCAACAAATATCCCATATTTCATGATTGGAGGTTAAAGTTTGGAGTATTTCTTAGAGACATTGAATGAAAGACAATATGAATGCTATTGGTTTGTATGTCTGTTGATATAATTTATGTCCCAATTTGAAAATTATTGTTGCATGTATATTTTTAGTATCTGTTTGCTGGATATGTTCATACCTGTAATCGATGGGTCTTTTGTCCGTTTATATTATACGTTTTATAGTATCTTAGTATACGTATCTTTCTGTTCAATGAGGAAGCTGCAATGGAAGTAGTTAAGGAACTTGTTGATGAGGTGGGAGAATCATCCGGAAAAAGGAAATCTGTCAAAAAAAAAGTTAGGTTTGCAGAAGCTCAGGAAACATCAGCTTTAGTTCAACCGTCGAACAAAGCAAGTGTTTTTATCAAGGAAGTCAAGCTCGAAGAAGTTGATTCTGACTGTACTGGCAGGCAGGAAGCTCGCACAATTGAAGGAATTACGAAGCAGCCAACCAGTTTCGTTCCCAAAAGAGCTTGTAACAAAAAAACGGGTGGAAAGATGAGTACTAAAAGGAATGGTTCTGGCGGTTCAGACCCTGCTGCAGTAGTGGGGAATGGAACTAAGAAAGGGAAGTTGAAAACTGGAAGGAAGCGATTCAATCCATTTAAAGTTAAGGTAGCAACGAATGGGGCGAAGAAAACATATTGTTGGGAAATTGCAATCACAAATGGAAAAACTAAGAAAGGAAATGTTCAGGTAATTTAAATATGATATCGAATATTG
The Vicia villosa cultivar HV-30 ecotype Madison, WI linkage group LG6, Vvil1.0, whole genome shotgun sequence genome window above contains:
- the LOC131614078 gene encoding uncharacterized protein LOC131614078, which codes for MAAPTTQIEEHVPLKLVLNERGNKVLFAEAGKDFVDILCSFLTMPLGTVTRLIEKESGVGPVTLGCLNSLYHSVANLDDGCFCADGIKQVLLEPINAAEDYCNTLKFHIDDTPPTKYLACNRLNCSFNDLTISPFKDKHKCRCGYSCTSPIFLKSSCQGFVNGSVTFVITDNLTVIPKGFDYSLRLLEEHGIKYPSFAKDISLKVTKEKVLDLLKHSLFSTSTLTNLFLAKKPSVERSRFFLPDRELSPNLKVTLKLVIRKSDGKILCAHEEQKFANIILGFLTIPLGVVAQIFRENCSLGSINGLDKSISDLNENKYFMSIEAKNRLVETVVDQCFCVQFFKHYGDRNINTGNIKKMYILKKFFVKGPDMDESKRRLLEFSRSLGRVAAFHGGSRLWGVGNDGVS